The DNA sequence ttATCATGAGATCAAAAAAGCTTTCTGGTTTACTAAATGGTCTGGTATGGAGGCTGAAGATCTGAGCTCAGTGCCAGGGTATGAGGGTCATATAGAGTACCTTGGGGATAAGCAGAGTGACTgtaccctgagaatcacagacctgagaYTGAGTGACTCTGCTGGGTACATGTTCAGATTCATAACATCTGGGGAAAAGTTTTCTGGCTCACGTGTCTCCCTGACTGTCACAAGTAATCTGTCAATCATCTCACATCTATGACACATATCTAGATAGATGTATTGTGAGTGTTGTTTTGTATGTATGCTAATGAGAATGTTGTGTTTTAATCTGTTTTATTGATTCTATGGAACCCAGGACTTCCTGGAAAACAGAGTTGACTTACAGACTTGACTGTCCTGTCTACATATATCAAAATAATGACCGTAATTACCTTATTTAAGGGCGGTCATACAGACACTGCAGTGttatgtaacaaaaataaataaataatatttcacaTAAAATGACATATATAGGAGGAGAATAATGATTTGTTTCCTTTTATTCTAGATGTTGTGTTGGAGatggatcctacatctgtgtcagagagggagaatgtCACACTGACATGTAGAACCAAATGTACACTGGACCCCATCACAGCCTTCAGTTGGTATAAGAATGGACAGCCTATACCAAACAGCAACACCTTCTCTCCTGTCTATATCCTGTTCTCAGTCAGCAGTGAGGATACAGGCAGATACTCCTGTGCTGTAGAAGGCCATGAGGATCTCCCCTCTGCTGAAGAGACTCTCACTGTCACATGTAAGTACATTGGAGGATTCGATGTCCAGTTTGATATACTGATCATGCTGATACTTGAATTGAAAATARATTGTTTCCACATAAATATATCTATCAATCAWTATTTTAGTGTGTAACAtcctgtcactccctgaccatagagagccctcgKttctctatggtgtttaggtcagagcgtgactaggggggtgttctagtcatttattttctatgtggctggtttgtatggttcccaattagaggcagctgttaatcattgcctctaattggggatcatatttaggaagccctttttcccacctgctttgtgggatattgtttttgagtgagtgcatgttGCACCTCAGTACTGCACGRtcgttgtttgtttcttggtttATTTTAAGTTTCACTAAAAATAAAGRTGTGGAActccaatcacgctgcgctttggtccgtctctccacacgatcgtgacacatccATTTCCCTGAATGTGCATTACCACAATGTCAACATTATTTTTAGTGATTCTGTTTCAGAATTTATTTTGCTCTGAatgaataatttattataatttataaattatttcaaactcACCCGTAAAATGTAAACACAAGTGTtgctataaataaatacaatgtattttacaccagATGGTCCAAggaacacctcagtgtcagtcagtccctctggtgaaatagtggagggcagttcagtgactctgacctgcagcagtgatgccaacccacctgtggacaaatacacctggtacTTTCAAAATGAGACTTTTCTAAATGGATTTGGAGAGNNNNNNNNNNNNNNNNNNNNNNNNNNNNNNNNNNNNNNNNNNNNNNNNNNNNNNNNNNNNNNNNNNNNNNNNNNNNNNNNNNNNNNNNNNNNNNNNNNNNNNNNNNNNNNNNNNNNNNNNNNNNNNNNNNNNNNNNNNNNNNNNNNNNNNNNNNNNNNNNNNNNNNNNNNNNNNNNNNNNNNNNNNNNNNNNNNNNNNNNNNNNNNNNNNNNNNNNNNNNNNNNNNNNNNNNNNNNNNNNNNNNNNNNNNNNNNNNNNNNNNNNNNNNNNNNNNNNNNNNNNNNNNNNNNNNNNNNNNNNNNNNNNNNNNNNNNNNNNNNNNNNNNNNNNNNNNNNNNNNNNNNNNNNNNNNNNNNNNNNNNNNNNNNNNNNNNNNNNNNNNNNNNNNNNNNNNNNNNNNNNNNNNNNNNNNNNNNNNNNNNNNNNNNNNNNNNNNNNNNNNNNNNNNNNNNNNNNNNNNNNNNNNNNNNNNNNNNNNNNNNNNNNNNNNNNNNNNNNNNNNNNNNNNNNNNNNNNNNNNNNNNNNNNNNNNNNNNNNNNNNNNNNNNNNNNNNNNNNNNNNNNNNNNNNNNNNNNNNNNNNNNNNNNNNNNNNNNNNNNNNNNNNNNNNNNNNNNNNNNNNNNNNNNNNNNNNNNNNNNNNNNNNNNNNNNNNNNNNNNNNNNNNNNNNNNNNNNNNNNNNNNNNNGAAACAGTCCTCAGTTCTGACTGCAGCTGTAGGAATCACAGTTGTTGTTCtggttctcatcctctgtctctctggactcaTGTGGTTCAGGTGAGTGATCATTTAACGATTATTTCACTCTAACACTTTTTATTAACTTAATcattgattgattcattcattCTTTCAAGAATAAattcattaattaatttaaaaacaGAAAGAAGGCCTCCAAATCCACCTCTGACACAAGAGACACATCTTAGAATGTACAGGTGAGTCTGTTATTATCATATTATGTGTATTGCTTTGTGGGACATTTCTTCTCATTAtgttgtctgttctctctctccatcagggaGGATCTAGTCCAGTGTATGACAACATCTCAGTCATGGTCATGACCTCTACTGCAGTACAGACAGCAGCCACAGACGACCAGGATGATGTTCACTACGCCAGCGTCCACTTCTCTCGCTCCAAAaaccaggaagtgcctctgtACTCCACCGTCCAGCTGCATCAACCGCAGAAACAGGACCAAGATGTCCAATACGCTGCTGTGAAATTCAACCTCCCCAGTTCTGCCACCCAGTGAGCATATTCTGCCATTACAACAACATAGAGTCTATACTATATAGAACATTGTGAACACAGACAGCATCAAGGTCATTCATATGCTGCTGCTTATTGGAGGAGAAGACAATGATGTCATTAAAATAAGCAAAACAGTTGACCCCTAGTGACCCCTAATTGCTCCCTGAGAactccctccatccctatctGAAGGGTTGAAGGAGAAATCTTCATCTCAAATGACATTTCGTTGAACTCATCCTATGGTGTAAAAGTGGACATTTTGAAAAGTCACAGTTTTAATGTCTAAAAGGTTCCAGGGGTTTTCTTCAGGCCAAACAGCATTTCCTGAAACTACAAACTCTACAATATACATCTCAAGACAGTTACTATGACATGTCTATAATGAAGGagtgatgtgatgtgatgaggGTTTTGAGTAACTGTTTTgcttgcattccaaatggcaccctattccctatttagttcactactggtctaaagtagtgcactataagggagtagggtgccatttgggactcaaNNNNNNNNNNNNNNNNNNNNNNNNNNNNNNNNNNNNNNNNNNNNNNNNNNNNNNNNNNNNNNNNNNNNNNNNNNNNNNNNNNNNNNNNNNNNNNNNNNNNNNNNNNNNNNNNNNNNNNNNNNNNNNNNNNNNNNNNNNNNNNNNNNNNNNNNNNNNNNNNNNNNNNNNNNNNNNNNNNNNNNNNNNNNNNNNNNNNNNNNNNNNNNNNNNNNNNNNNNNNNNNNNNNNNNNNNNNNNNNNNNNNNNNNNNNNNNNNNNNNNNNNNNNNNNNNNNNNNNNNNNNNNNNNNNNNNNNNNNNNNNNNNNNNNNNNNNNNNNNNNNNNNNNNNNNNNNNNNNNNNNNNNTcaagaagacctgaacacaacaaacccagaaccaagaagaactgaacacaacaaacccaaaACCAAGAAGAACTGATaacaacaaacccagaaccaagaagacCTTGTATATCTGGACCCGTATATTCAAACTagtggtataattaagcaataaggtcagagggggtgtggtatattggccaatataCTGTACCACGGCTAATGACTGTTCTTCTGCACAACACAATGCAGAGTGCcttgatacagcccttagccgtggtatattgaccatatactacaagcccaagggccttattgctattataaactggttaccaacataaagagaaagtaaacaaatatttttgtcataccagtgttctattgtctgatatacagtacatgaaatGAAATGcttattcagccaatcagcatccaggacacAAACTACCTGGTTTATATAAGTATctaataatatacagtgcattcagaaagtattcagaccccttgactttttccacattttgttacgttacagccttattctaaaattaattaaatcgtttttttccccctcatcaatctacacacaataccccataatgacaaagcaaaaacaggtttataggaAGGTttgcaaattgataaaaaatacagaaTTGAAGTATCacattacgtaagtattcagactctttactcagtactttgtctttttattaaacatgatgaacactaatcacgctgcgctttggtcctctccttccacagaagaaaaccgttacagaaccactcaccaaaaaaggaccaagcagcgtggtaacgggcagcagcagcagcggccgaaaGATCgtgaggaatggacatgggaggatgttcTGGAAGGCAAGGGAgtctacacatgggaggagatcctggcaggaagggatcgccttccatgggaacaggtggaggcagctaggagagcagaggcagccGGAGAGAGGAACCAGCGGTATgtgggaacacggctggcaaggaagcccgagaggcagccccaaaaaatgtattgggggaggAACACGGGGAGTGttgctaagccaggtaggagacctgagccaactccccgtgcttaccgtggagagcgtcgtactggtcaggcaccgtggttcgccagcacagcccagtgcgggctattccacctcgccgcactggcctggctacggggagcattcaaccaggtaaggttgggcaggctcggtgctcgagacctccNNNNNNNNNNNNNNNNNNNNNNNNNNNNNNNNNNNNNNNNNNNNNNNNNNNNNNNNNNNNNNNNNNNNNNNNNNNNNNNNNNNNNNNNNNNNNNNNNNNNNNNNNNNNNNNNNNNNNNNNNNNNNNNNNNNNNNNNNNNNNNNNNNNNNNNNNNNNNNNNNNNNNNNNNNNNNNNNNNNNNNNNNNNNNNNNNNNNNNNNNNNNNNNNNNNNNNNNNNNNNNNNNNNNNNNNNNNNNNNNNNNNNNNNNNNNNNNNNNNNNNNNNNNNNNNNNNNNNNNNNNNNNNNNNNNNNNNNNNNNNNNNNNNNNNNNNNNNNNNNNNNNNNNNNNNNNNNNNNNNNNNNNNNNNNNNNNNNNNNNNNNNNNNNNNNNNNNNNNNNNNNNNNNNNNNNNNNNNNNNNNNNNNNNNNNNNNNNNNNNNNNNNNNNNNNNNNNNNNNNNNNNNNNNNNNNNNNNNNNNNNNNNNNNNNNNNNNNNNNNNNNNNNNNNNNNNNNNNNNNNNNNNNNNNNNNNNNNNNNNNNNNNNNNNNNNNNNNNNNNNNNNNNNNNNNNNNNNNNNNNNNNNNNNNNNNNNNNNNNNNNNNNNNNNNNNNNNNNNNNNNNNNNNNNNNNNNNNNNNNNNNNNNNNNNNNNNNNNNNNNNNNNNNNNNNNNNNNNNNNNNNNNNNNNNNNNNNNNNNNNNNNNNNNNNNNNNNNNNNNNNNNNNNNNNNNNNNNNNNNNNNNNNNNNNNNNNNNNNNNNNNNNNNNNNNNNNNNNNNNNNNNNNNNNNNNNNNNNNNNNNNNNNNNNNNNNNNNNNNNNNNNNNNNNNNNNNNNNNNNNNNNNNNNNNNNNNNNNNNNNNNNNNNNNNNNNNNNNNNNNNNNNNNNNNNNNNNNNNNNNNNNNNNNNNNNNNNNNNNNNNNNNNNNNNNNNNNNNNNNNNNNNNNNNNNNNNNNNNNNNNNNNNNNNNNNNNNNNNNNNNNNNNNNNNNNNNNNNNNNNNNNNNNNNNNNNNNNNNNNNNNNNNNNNNNNNNNNNNNNNNNNNNNNNNNNNNNNNNNNNNNNNNNNNNNNNNNNNNNNNNNNNNNNNNNNNNNNNNNNNNNNNNNNNNNNNNNNNNNNNNNNNNNNNNNNNNNNNNNNNNNNNNNNNNNNNNNNNNNNNNNNNNNNNNNNNNNNNNNNNNNNNNNNNNNNNNNNNNNNNNNNNNNNNNNNNNNNNNNNNNNNNNNNNNNNNNNNNNNNNNNNNNNNNNNNNNNNNNNNNNNNNNNNNNNNNNNNNNNNNNNNNNNNNNNNNNNNNNNNNNNNNNNNNNNNNNNNNNNNNNNNNNNNNNNNNNNNNNNNNNNNNNNNNNNNNNNNNNNNNNNNNNNNNNNNNNNNNNNNNNNNNNNNNNNNNNNNNNNNNNNNNNNNNNNNNNNNNNNNNNNNNNNNNNNNNNNNNNNNNNNNNNNNNNNNNNNNNNNNNNNNNNNNNNNNNNNNNNNNNNNNNNNNNNNNNNNNNNNNNNNNNNNNNNNNNNNNNNNNNNNNNNNNNNNNNNNNNNNNNNNNNNNNNNNNNNNNNNNNNNNNNNNNNNNNNNNNNNNNNNNNNNNNNNNNNNNNNNNNNNNNNNNNNNNNNNNNNNNNNNNNNNNNNNNNNNNNNNNNNNNNNNNNNNNNNNNNNNNNNNNNNNNNNNNNNNNNNNNNNNNNNNNNNNNNNNNNNNNNNNNNNNNNNNNNNNNNNNNNNNNNNNNNNNNNNNNNNNNNNNNNNNNNNNNNNNNNNNNNNNNNNNNNNNNNNNNNNNNNNNNNNNNNNNNNNNNNNNNNNNNNNNNNNNNNNNNNNNNNNNNNNNNNNNNNNNNNNNNNNNNNNNNNNNNNNNNNNNNNNNNNNNNNNNNNNNNNNNNNNNNNNNNNNNNNNNNNNNNNNNNNNNNNNNNNNNNNNNNNNNNNNNNNNNNNNNNNNNNNNNNNNNNNNNNNNNNNNNNNNNNNNNN is a window from the Salvelinus sp. IW2-2015 unplaced genomic scaffold, ASM291031v2 Un_scaffold4120, whole genome shotgun sequence genome containing:
- the LOC139026206 gene encoding B-cell receptor CD22-like, producing the protein MEAEDLSSVPGYEGHIEYLGDKQSDCTLRITDLRLSDSAGYMFRFITSGEKFSGSRVSLTVTNVVLEMDPTSVSERENVTLTCRTKCTLDPITAFSWYKNGQPIPNSNTFSPVYILFSVSSEDTGRYSCAVEGHEDLPSAEETLTVTYGPRNTSVSVSPSGEIVEGSSVTLTCSSDANPPVDKYTWYFQNETFLNGFGE